In the Pseudoliparis swirei isolate HS2019 ecotype Mariana Trench chromosome 21, NWPU_hadal_v1, whole genome shotgun sequence genome, one interval contains:
- the tifa gene encoding TRAF-interacting protein with FHA domain-containing protein A — MNIVSQTLETEDDLLTCLRVKLYHPQQNVKGLYQLLPLGTKSRHSAEVPLRMGRDAQSCALALADARVSRKQLALHAYRTPRSPNTLFEIQNLSQRGRLSVNSTALEYLERAELPDKALIRFGEYEILIVRESGEAKGSFEVELEVLAAPPSRETCVSSVAPVMEAGSSWMDNFQGGPLETDETTMLHS; from the coding sequence ATGAATATTGTGTCCCAGACGTTGGAGACAGAGGATGACCTCCTGACTTGCCTGCGCGTCAAGCTGTACCATCCTCAGCAGAATGTCAAGGGCCTCTATCAGCTGCTCCCTCTGGGGACCAAGAGCAGACACTCGGCGGAGGTCCCCCTCCGGATGGGACGCGACGCCCAGTCCTGCGCCCTCGCCCTGGCCGACGCCCGGGTGTCCCGCAAACAGCTGGCCCTGCATGCCTACCGCACGCCGCGCAGCCCCAACACGCTGTTCGAGATCCAGAACCTGAGCCAGCGGGGGCGGCTGTCGGTGAACAGCACCGCGCTGGAATACCTGGAGAGGGCGGAGCTCCCGGATAAGGCCCTGATCCGGTTCGGGGAGTACGAAATTCTGATCGTCCGGGAGTCCGGTGAGGCCAAGGGGAGCtttgaggtggagctggaggtgctgGCGGCTCCTCCGTCCAGGGAGACGTGCGTGTCCAGTGTGGCGCCTGTGATGGAGGCAGGCTCCAGCTGGATGGACAATTTCCAAGGAGGCCCCCTCGAGACGGATGAGACGACCATGCTTCATTCCTGA